One window of Mesorhizobium sp. PAMC28654 genomic DNA carries:
- the cysG gene encoding siroheme synthase CysG gives MSHASSKLNAFPVFMRVEGGVVTIVGNGEEALAKARLIGQSSAVLRIIADDAEPGLLTFIAQSGAIHIDAAYEGAHIEGAVMVFAASGDEALDRRVVADARRLRIPVNAVDRPELCDFFTPALVNRAPVAIAIGTEGAGPVLAQILRGRIDRMLSPSLGSLAALAASFRGAAEKLLPKGNARRRFWNDFFGGEPARAVEAGQLSQAHDAAVDLLLSNAPALGHIALVGAGPGAEDLLTLRAHRLLMEADVIVYDALVPEAVVAMGRRDAERLPVGKRKGCHTKSQAEINTLLVELGREGKRVVRLKSGDPLVFGRAGEEMAVLRDAGIAYEVVPGVTAAFAAAADFELPLTLRGVSSSMVFTTGHDLKGNSLPDWAKLAISGATVAVYMGRSVAAEVAGRLIEAGLSPDTAVAVVENASLANRRRFHGTLADLPSLEARVDLTGPVMTIIGDAVAGANFERSEPLAAHRHEGASIAAAEGVQP, from the coding sequence ATGTCGCATGCATCCTCCAAGCTCAATGCCTTCCCCGTCTTCATGCGGGTCGAGGGTGGAGTCGTGACCATCGTCGGCAATGGCGAGGAGGCGCTGGCCAAGGCAAGGTTGATCGGCCAGTCGAGCGCGGTGCTGCGCATCATCGCCGACGATGCCGAACCCGGCCTTTTGACATTCATCGCTCAGAGCGGTGCCATTCACATCGATGCCGCTTATGAAGGCGCCCATATCGAAGGCGCCGTCATGGTGTTTGCCGCCAGCGGCGACGAGGCACTCGATCGTCGTGTCGTCGCCGATGCGCGCCGGCTTCGTATTCCTGTCAACGCCGTCGACAGGCCGGAACTCTGCGATTTCTTCACGCCGGCGCTGGTCAACCGCGCGCCGGTCGCCATTGCCATCGGCACGGAAGGCGCTGGCCCCGTGCTTGCCCAGATACTGCGCGGTCGCATCGACCGCATGCTGTCGCCATCGCTCGGCTCGCTTGCAGCACTTGCCGCTTCGTTTCGTGGTGCCGCCGAGAAGTTGCTGCCGAAGGGCAACGCCCGCCGCCGCTTCTGGAACGACTTTTTCGGTGGTGAGCCGGCCCGCGCCGTGGAGGCAGGCCAGCTTTCGCAGGCACATGATGCCGCTGTCGACCTGCTGCTTTCGAATGCGCCCGCCTTGGGTCACATCGCCTTGGTCGGCGCCGGCCCCGGCGCGGAAGACCTGCTGACGCTGCGCGCCCATCGCCTGCTGATGGAAGCCGACGTGATCGTTTATGATGCGCTGGTGCCGGAAGCGGTTGTCGCCATGGGCCGCCGCGATGCCGAGCGCCTGCCGGTGGGCAAGCGCAAGGGCTGCCATACCAAGAGCCAGGCCGAGATCAATACGCTGCTGGTCGAGCTTGGCCGTGAAGGCAAGCGCGTGGTGCGGCTGAAGTCGGGCGATCCGCTGGTGTTCGGCAGGGCCGGCGAGGAAATGGCTGTTCTCCGCGATGCCGGCATCGCCTACGAGGTGGTCCCGGGTGTTACCGCCGCCTTCGCCGCCGCCGCCGATTTCGAATTGCCGCTTACCTTGCGCGGTGTTTCCTCGTCGATGGTGTTCACCACCGGTCACGACCTCAAGGGGAATTCGCTGCCCGACTGGGCCAAGCTCGCCATTTCCGGCGCCACTGTCGCCGTCTATATGGGTCGTTCGGTCGCGGCCGAGGTTGCCGGCCGGCTGATCGAAGCCGGGCTTTCGCCGGACACGGCGGTCGCCGTGGTGGAGAATGCCAGCCTGGCCAATCGTCGCCGGTTCCATGGCACGCTAGCCGACCTGCCGTCGCTTGAAGCGCGCGTCGATCTGACCGGCCCGGTCATGACGATCATCGGCGACGCTGTCGCCGGCGCCAATTTTGAACGGTCAGAACCGCTCGCCGCACACAGGCATGAAGGCGCGTCCATCGCTGCCGCCGAAGGAGTTCAGCCATGA
- a CDS encoding zinc-binding dehydrogenase, whose product MLALVMSPANATGLRLAEVEEPQPLANEALVSVHATSLNRGELRLLTIRPNGWIPGQDIVGIVERAAVDGSGPAVGTRVVALVDEAGWAERVAVATDRLAVLPVEVSFVSAATLPVAGTTALRTLRHGGDLAGRRVLITGASGAVGRFQVQLAREQGASVTAIAAARHAEDLRNLGAERVVEAIELAEGTFSLITESVGGESLAHAIERVAPGGTIVMFGSSSGELTPIGFRQFVPGHEGARLQTFAYYTSGSGIGADIASLLTLVAAGRLETRVALTMPWTDIAQALDALRQRTISGKAVLTMVG is encoded by the coding sequence ATGCTCGCCCTGGTCATGTCTCCCGCCAACGCCACCGGACTGAGGCTCGCCGAGGTCGAGGAACCTCAGCCGTTGGCGAACGAGGCGCTTGTCTCGGTCCACGCAACCTCGTTGAACCGCGGCGAACTGCGCCTGCTCACCATACGTCCGAACGGCTGGATACCTGGCCAGGACATCGTTGGGATTGTCGAACGGGCAGCAGTCGATGGCTCCGGGCCGGCCGTTGGCACCCGGGTCGTGGCCTTGGTCGACGAGGCCGGCTGGGCCGAACGTGTCGCCGTTGCAACCGACCGTCTCGCCGTCCTGCCGGTTGAGGTCAGCTTCGTCTCGGCAGCCACGCTTCCGGTCGCGGGCACGACGGCGCTGAGGACTTTGCGCCATGGCGGTGACCTGGCCGGCCGGCGGGTCCTGATCACCGGCGCAAGCGGTGCGGTCGGCCGTTTCCAGGTCCAGCTCGCCCGCGAGCAGGGCGCCTCGGTGACCGCGATCGCCGCCGCGAGGCATGCCGAGGATCTCCGTAATCTTGGAGCCGAGCGGGTTGTCGAAGCGATCGAACTGGCTGAGGGGACGTTTTCGCTGATCACCGAGTCGGTCGGCGGCGAAAGCCTCGCACACGCGATCGAACGGGTCGCGCCTGGCGGCACCATTGTCATGTTCGGCTCGAGCAGCGGCGAACTCACCCCCATCGGATTCCGCCAGTTCGTTCCGGGCCATGAGGGCGCGAGGCTTCAAACCTTCGCCTATTACACTTCTGGCTCGGGCATTGGCGCGGACATCGCCTCGCTGCTCACCCTGGTCGCGGCTGGCCGGCTGGAAACCCGCGTGGCCTTGACCATGCCGTGGACAGACATCGCCCAGGCCCTCGACGCACTGCGACAGCGCACCATCAGCGGCAAGGCCGTTCTCACCATGGTCGGATGA
- a CDS encoding SDR family NAD(P)-dependent oxidoreductase: MAEPDTRKTIVLTGASRGIGHATVKRFSREGWRVITCSRQAFAEDCPWPAGPEDHIKVDLADQEDVGIAVSEIRHRLEAHGGQLHALVNNAGISPKLKDGNSRMNSIDTPMHVWRDVFQVNFFAPIMLARGLFKELAAAKGSIVNVTSIAGTRVHPFAGTAYATSKAALGSLTREMAHDFGPHGIRVNAIAPGEIDTAILSPGTDKIVETIPLRRLGTTAEVADIIYFLCSQQASYVTGSEIHINGGQHV; this comes from the coding sequence ATGGCTGAACCCGACACCAGAAAAACCATCGTGCTGACCGGCGCCAGCCGGGGCATCGGCCATGCCACGGTCAAGCGCTTTTCGCGCGAGGGCTGGCGCGTCATCACCTGTTCGCGACAGGCCTTCGCCGAGGATTGCCCGTGGCCTGCGGGCCCGGAAGATCACATCAAGGTCGATCTCGCCGACCAGGAAGATGTCGGCATCGCCGTCTCGGAAATCCGGCATCGCCTGGAAGCGCATGGCGGCCAGTTGCACGCGCTGGTCAACAATGCCGGCATCTCGCCGAAGCTCAAGGACGGCAACAGCCGCATGAACTCGATCGACACGCCGATGCATGTCTGGCGCGATGTGTTCCAGGTCAATTTCTTTGCGCCGATCATGCTGGCGCGGGGGCTGTTCAAGGAGTTGGCGGCTGCCAAAGGCTCGATCGTCAACGTCACCTCGATCGCCGGCACGCGCGTGCATCCCTTCGCCGGCACGGCCTATGCCACGTCGAAGGCGGCGCTCGGCTCGCTGACGCGCGAGATGGCGCATGATTTTGGCCCGCACGGCATTCGCGTCAACGCGATTGCGCCGGGCGAGATCGATACGGCGATCCTGTCGCCGGGCACGGACAAGATCGTGGAGACGATCCCGCTGAGAAGGCTTGGCACCACGGCCGAGGTCGCGGATATCATCTACTTCCTGTGCTCGCAGCAGGCGTCCTACGTGACGGGCTCGGAAATCCACATCAATGGCGGCCAGCACGTGTGA
- a CDS encoding DUF2849 domain-containing protein: MKILTANRLGDGIAVWYADGGWAETVDQADLAHDKAAEDRLEAIGAKAYADNEVVDVNLIDADVVNGIVEPVRLREKIRAAGPTIRGDLGKQAARAAQ; the protein is encoded by the coding sequence ATGAAGATATTGACCGCCAATCGCCTCGGCGATGGCATTGCCGTCTGGTACGCGGATGGCGGCTGGGCCGAGACGGTGGACCAGGCCGACCTTGCGCATGACAAGGCGGCCGAGGACCGGCTGGAGGCGATCGGCGCCAAGGCCTATGCCGACAACGAAGTGGTCGACGTCAATCTGATTGATGCGGATGTCGTCAACGGCATTGTCGAACCGGTGCGGTTGCGCGAGAAGATCCGCGCCGCCGGACCCACCATCCGCGGCGATCTCGGCAAGCAGGCTGCCCGGGCAGCCCAGTAA
- the ybaL gene encoding YbaL family putative K(+) efflux transporter, which translates to MPHDTPLIATIVAGLGLAFVFGALANRFRIPPLVGYLIAGVLVGPNTPGFVADAGLANELAEIGVILLMFGVGLHFSLKDLLSVRAIAVPGAIVQIGFATALGAGLSWMLGWTMGAGLVFGLALSVASTVVLLRALQERRLIETERGRIAVGWLIVEDLAMVLALVLLPALAGVLGGQEQATVHSSGLLSLPASYGIWGVVGITLAKVAAFVVVMLVVGRRVIPWILHYVAHTGSRELFRLAVLAIALGVAFGAAKLFGVSLALGAFFAGMIMSESELSHRAAEESLPLRDAFSVLFFVSVGMLFDPFSLISNGWPILATLVIIVLGKSLAAFVIVLAFGYPIATALMISASLAQIGEFSFILAELGVGLNLLPEQGRDLILAGAILSIVLNPLMFMALDRMKPWLDKRAARTAPPAEAKPVGPATEPGQVASVAAAVAKEDGPPPKTTLSNHAILIGYGRVGGLVGAALKEAALPFLVIEDADKTLARLKADGIETVAGNAANAEVFAAANPEGASRLILAIPNAFEAGQIVLRARAANPKINVIARAHSDAEVEHLKGLGADTVIMGEREIARGIVEEVLGRAAVPSAA; encoded by the coding sequence ATGCCGCATGACACGCCCCTTATCGCCACCATTGTCGCCGGTCTGGGGCTGGCTTTCGTCTTCGGCGCTCTCGCCAACCGTTTCCGAATACCGCCTCTCGTAGGATATCTGATCGCCGGCGTGCTGGTCGGGCCGAACACACCCGGCTTCGTCGCCGATGCAGGCCTGGCCAATGAACTCGCCGAGATCGGCGTCATCCTGCTGATGTTCGGCGTCGGCCTGCACTTCTCGCTGAAGGACCTGTTGTCGGTCCGCGCCATCGCCGTGCCCGGCGCCATCGTGCAGATCGGCTTCGCCACGGCACTCGGCGCCGGCCTGTCCTGGATGCTCGGCTGGACGATGGGCGCCGGCCTTGTCTTTGGCCTGGCGCTGTCGGTCGCCTCGACCGTGGTGCTGCTGCGCGCCTTGCAAGAACGCCGCCTGATCGAGACGGAACGCGGCCGCATCGCCGTCGGCTGGCTGATCGTCGAGGACCTTGCCATGGTTCTGGCGCTGGTGCTGTTGCCAGCACTTGCCGGCGTGCTGGGCGGGCAGGAACAGGCGACCGTTCACTCAAGCGGCCTGCTATCGCTGCCAGCCAGCTATGGCATATGGGGCGTAGTTGGCATCACCCTGGCCAAGGTCGCCGCCTTCGTCGTCGTCATGCTGGTGGTCGGCCGCCGGGTCATTCCCTGGATCCTGCATTATGTCGCCCATACCGGCTCGCGCGAACTGTTCCGGCTGGCCGTGCTGGCGATTGCGCTTGGCGTCGCCTTCGGCGCGGCAAAACTGTTCGGCGTGTCGCTGGCGCTGGGCGCCTTCTTCGCCGGGATGATTATGAGCGAATCCGAACTCTCCCATCGGGCCGCCGAGGAGTCGCTGCCGCTGCGCGACGCCTTCTCCGTGCTGTTCTTCGTCTCGGTCGGCATGCTGTTCGATCCGTTCAGCCTGATCAGCAATGGCTGGCCGATCCTGGCGACGCTGGTCATCATCGTCCTCGGCAAGTCGCTGGCGGCGTTCGTCATCGTCCTTGCCTTTGGCTATCCCATCGCCACGGCGCTGATGATTTCGGCGAGCCTTGCCCAGATCGGCGAGTTTTCCTTCATCCTGGCTGAACTCGGGGTCGGCTTGAATCTGCTGCCCGAACAGGGGCGCGATCTCATTCTCGCCGGCGCCATCCTCTCGATCGTCCTCAACCCGCTGATGTTCATGGCACTGGACCGCATGAAGCCGTGGCTCGACAAGCGCGCCGCCAGAACCGCGCCGCCCGCCGAGGCAAAGCCGGTCGGTCCTGCGACCGAGCCCGGCCAAGTGGCATCGGTCGCTGCTGCGGTCGCGAAGGAAGACGGCCCGCCGCCCAAGACCACGCTCAGCAACCACGCCATTCTGATCGGCTACGGACGGGTCGGCGGCCTCGTCGGAGCGGCGCTGAAAGAGGCTGCCCTACCCTTCCTCGTCATTGAGGACGCCGACAAGACACTGGCACGGCTCAAGGCCGACGGCATCGAAACCGTGGCCGGCAACGCGGCCAATGCCGAAGTGTTCGCCGCCGCCAACCCGGAGGGCGCCAGCCGCCTGATCCTTGCCATTCCCAATGCCTTCGAGGCCGGCCAGATCGTGCTGCGGGCACGCGCCGCCAATCCGAAGATCAACGTCATCGCCCGCGCCCATTCCGATGCCGAGGTCGAGCATCTCAAGGGGCTGGGCGCCGATACGGTGATCATGGGCGAGCGCGAGATCGCGCGCGGCATTGTCGAGGAAGTGCTGGGGCGGGCCGCCGTGCCGTCCGCGGCCTAA
- a CDS encoding AraC family transcriptional regulator — MRQPLHYPWLNFDVDELSTPAIAVRVDVPDTRAEVAFHRHRKGQLVFALGGGVTCHVPSGLWMVPPHCGVWIPSDMEHSNVATANARIFFVYIEPGAADLPDRCCTLSISPLLRELIIELSDRVEDDEARGELLTKTLLTELPRMPVQQLHLPISSEPRLRRIAEALAQDPADRSTLAQWANRVALGESSLARLVVKETGLSFGRWRQQLHLIVAIRELASGASVQQVSGALGYGSVTAFITMFKKALGKPPAQYLSSIAQNGGSAFARSA, encoded by the coding sequence ATGAGGCAGCCCCTTCACTACCCCTGGCTCAATTTCGATGTGGATGAGCTTTCCACGCCGGCAATTGCCGTGCGCGTTGACGTCCCCGACACCAGGGCGGAGGTCGCCTTCCATCGGCACCGCAAAGGCCAACTCGTCTTCGCACTCGGAGGCGGCGTCACATGCCACGTCCCAAGCGGCTTGTGGATGGTGCCGCCTCATTGCGGGGTGTGGATTCCCAGCGACATGGAGCACAGCAATGTCGCGACGGCCAATGCCCGGATCTTCTTCGTGTACATTGAACCGGGAGCCGCCGACCTTCCGGATCGGTGCTGCACGCTTTCGATCTCGCCGCTGCTGCGCGAACTGATCATCGAGCTGTCCGATCGCGTGGAGGATGATGAGGCGAGGGGCGAGCTCTTGACCAAGACCCTGCTTACCGAGTTGCCGCGTATGCCTGTCCAGCAACTGCATCTGCCGATATCCTCCGAGCCGCGCTTGAGGCGGATCGCCGAAGCGTTGGCGCAAGATCCAGCCGACCGAAGCACCCTCGCACAATGGGCCAACCGCGTTGCACTCGGCGAGAGCAGTCTCGCTCGTCTCGTCGTGAAGGAGACTGGCTTAAGCTTCGGCCGCTGGCGCCAGCAATTGCACTTGATCGTTGCGATAAGGGAGCTGGCTTCGGGCGCAAGCGTTCAGCAGGTCTCGGGCGCTCTCGGCTATGGTTCCGTCACGGCCTTCATCACCATGTTCAAGAAGGCCCTCGGCAAGCCTCCCGCACAGTATCTCAGCAGCATCGCACAGAACGGCGGTTCTGCATTTGCCCGATCAGCTTAG
- a CDS encoding host attachment protein, with product MNTINLKHGVWVMVADGEKALFLKNMGDNTYPNLQVVHEMKQDNPATREQGTDSPGRYNDGPSVHRSAVEETDWHRIGKERFAEEIAGRLYKLAHKGVFDQIVLVAPPLVLGAMRKKLHKEVTDKVTAEIPKTLTNHAIFDIETLLQAA from the coding sequence ATGAACACCATCAATTTGAAACATGGGGTCTGGGTGATGGTCGCCGATGGCGAAAAGGCGCTCTTCCTCAAGAATATGGGCGACAACACCTACCCCAATCTTCAGGTCGTGCATGAGATGAAGCAGGACAATCCAGCCACGCGGGAACAGGGTACAGACAGCCCCGGTCGCTACAATGACGGACCGTCCGTCCACCGCAGCGCCGTCGAGGAGACCGACTGGCACCGCATCGGGAAGGAACGCTTCGCCGAAGAGATAGCCGGTCGCCTCTACAAGCTCGCGCATAAGGGTGTTTTCGATCAGATCGTGTTGGTCGCACCACCTCTTGTGCTCGGTGCGATGCGAAAGAAACTCCACAAGGAAGTCACGGACAAGGTGACCGCCGAAATTCCCAAAACACTGACCAACCACGCTATTTTCGATATCGAGACCTTGCTGCAGGCAGCCTGA